The following coding sequences are from one Deinococcus betulae window:
- the fni gene encoding type 2 isopentenyl-diphosphate Delta-isomerase — MRRGDQGTDTPPGQQPAPIQERKLRHIEACLRPDSQYALQTTGLEVVPWPYRALPERDLDAIRLDTTFLGRSLRAPVLIGAMTGGAEAAGRINRHLAQAAQRLGLGMMLGSQRVMLERPEARASFLVREVAPDILLVGNLGGAQFLLGYGAEQACRAVAEVGADALAIHVNPLQEALQPGGDTRWAGLLDRLAGVVPTLPFPVLLKEVGHGLDAQTVAAAAPLGFAALDVAGAGGTSWARVEQLVHHGAVITPDLCDLGVPTAQALRAARQAAPGLPLVASGGIRTGLDAARALSLGAQVVAVARPLLEPALHSAEAAEAWLRQFLHELRVALFVGGYGSVTELRRTDE; from the coding sequence GTGAGACGAGGCGACCAGGGCACCGACACGCCGCCGGGCCAGCAGCCCGCGCCCATTCAGGAGCGCAAGCTGCGCCACATTGAGGCCTGCCTGCGCCCCGACAGCCAGTACGCGCTGCAGACCACAGGGCTAGAAGTGGTGCCGTGGCCCTACCGTGCCCTCCCGGAGCGCGATCTGGACGCCATCCGGCTGGACACCACTTTTTTAGGGCGGTCCCTGCGGGCACCCGTTCTAATAGGCGCCATGACTGGCGGCGCCGAGGCAGCCGGGCGCATCAACCGGCATCTGGCACAGGCGGCGCAGCGGCTGGGGCTGGGCATGATGCTGGGCTCGCAGCGCGTGATGCTGGAACGCCCTGAGGCCCGCGCCTCGTTTCTGGTGCGCGAGGTGGCCCCCGACATCCTGCTGGTGGGCAACCTGGGGGGCGCGCAGTTTCTGCTGGGCTACGGCGCCGAGCAGGCCTGCCGGGCAGTGGCTGAGGTGGGCGCCGACGCCCTGGCCATTCACGTCAACCCGCTGCAAGAAGCGCTGCAACCGGGCGGCGACACCCGCTGGGCTGGGCTACTGGACCGCCTGGCCGGGGTGGTGCCCACCTTGCCGTTTCCCGTGCTGCTGAAAGAGGTGGGCCACGGCCTGGACGCGCAGACGGTGGCGGCGGCCGCACCACTGGGCTTTGCCGCTCTGGATGTGGCCGGAGCCGGCGGCACCAGCTGGGCGCGCGTAGAACAGCTGGTTCACCACGGCGCGGTGATCACGCCTGACCTGTGCGACCTGGGCGTGCCCACCGCCCAGGCGCTGCGGGCAGCCCGGCAGGCCGCCCCAGGGCTGCCGCTGGTGGCGTCGGGCGGCATTCGCACGGGGCTGGACGCCGCCCGCGCGCTGAGCCTGGGGGCGCAGGTGGTGGCGGTGGCCCGCCCGCTGCTGGAGCCTGCCCTGCACAGCGCCGAGGCGGCCGAAGCCTGGCTGCGGCAGTTTCTGCATGAATTGCGAGTGGCCCTGTTTGTGGGCGGTTACGGGAGCGTGACGGAATTACGCAGAACTGACGAATAA
- a CDS encoding eCIS core domain-containing protein, with translation MTFAPRRSPTHEPTPPSVSPSSQPHAPQPERQQTRQVLERHTVRPLTAQRQAVQAPLRAAALERQELERVAVQRQAAQTQLAALPLSARGAEAALQRQAQPSAPVPTKPQTPSEWVTVMRARAEEVDGVALDTRAAAQFTALQRQVAQTLAQGFKADRGPATARCETYGEHLATLQRHPVSAPVSRAVLSLVPGGERLALQRAVDTAVQRHETQATQDAQVLRALALQRQLAELDAEATQPVLQRIQARRGSGNPLPEAVQRHLEQGLNHDLSKVRIHDDGEAHTLAKGVNALAFTTGTDIFFQSGKFSPNTKSGLELLAHEVTHTVQQSQGRVGKGIDPDAGLESEARTMGAKLAQAMPSPKSLMPPSLHTPGVYSQKAALQRAQDGAVQRFALKPLYDLQPQAVQRWGNPLSWAADKVKDGVSAIADKGKEMIAGALTALPGYRELCMAFGKDLVTGKTMSANPDSILDTLAGWVPGPLKDILKALKETGAIPKAWTWFKAELGKLDLGGALGEIAGAIGKADLGGAKNAVTRRISGLKNLIVGSARKIADIGLTALAAGLGPVGQQVVAQLRQGGDLILQVLKNPAKFAGHLLSALKGGFSKFASNAPKHLQNGLGQWLTGASGITFPAKLDLQGVFMTALSVMGLTYQALRGRLVKAMGPNGEKQVRAAEGTIDTLKSIKGGLHKADELKANQAPVSGEVVAGLKTEVTKSVVMAGITKVASMLIPGGGFVQALIGAFRSVQFVIEQGKQIMGVVTSAVQSVGAIAAGNIGAAVAGVESTLARSIPVALGFLGKVLGLGNIGTKIKGVIAKVRGKLDGLLDKVVARIKTAISKLTGKPKNTKSESATQDTPDSRAVKAEVRAYLSGQLPRQGTAKNTQATLQQAMDKFRPRGLKALRTKQVKRGQYQIEASASPYENVGLTDTKIMFDQDDLELMTIRRGVALRASINGIEIQSANTPGKKGELPKHAEENFVLNAERVIKRFAGQTPEVIVQLSSSPCGDPGCDADLQKKLHNCASTLIEFSQRHQVKLRVQVLGIYSPKVKGGKALSRDGIQRMLEHGIRVETWSPEQAITQLETDVGPLDPAIKKSIHSKLRNVIKELEALSGLNLR, from the coding sequence GCAGCCGTCCGCACCGGTCCCCACGAAGCCCCAGACCCCCAGCGAATGGGTGACGGTCATGCGGGCACGGGCCGAAGAGGTGGACGGCGTGGCGCTGGACACCCGTGCGGCGGCCCAGTTCACCGCCCTCCAGCGGCAGGTGGCGCAGACGCTGGCGCAAGGCTTCAAAGCAGACCGGGGCCCAGCGACAGCCCGCTGTGAGACTTACGGCGAGCATCTGGCGACCTTGCAGCGGCATCCGGTCAGCGCGCCGGTCTCGCGGGCGGTGCTGAGCCTGGTCCCCGGTGGGGAGCGACTGGCTCTGCAACGCGCTGTGGACACGGCTGTGCAGCGTCATGAGACCCAGGCCACACAGGACGCCCAAGTGCTGCGGGCACTCGCCCTTCAGCGGCAGTTGGCGGAACTGGACGCAGAGGCGACGCAGCCTGTGTTGCAACGCATTCAGGCCAGACGTGGAAGCGGTAATCCTCTCCCGGAAGCCGTTCAGCGCCATTTGGAACAGGGCCTCAACCACGATCTGAGCAAGGTGCGGATTCACGACGACGGCGAAGCCCACACGCTCGCCAAAGGTGTCAACGCGCTTGCTTTTACGACGGGCACCGACATCTTTTTCCAGAGCGGGAAATTCAGCCCCAACACGAAAAGCGGCCTGGAACTCCTGGCACATGAGGTCACCCACACCGTTCAGCAGTCCCAGGGCCGAGTGGGCAAAGGGATTGACCCCGACGCCGGGCTGGAAAGCGAGGCCCGCACGATGGGCGCCAAGCTGGCCCAGGCCATGCCCAGCCCCAAGAGCCTGATGCCGCCCAGCCTCCATACGCCTGGGGTGTACAGCCAGAAAGCTGCTCTGCAACGAGCACAGGACGGGGCAGTCCAGCGCTTTGCCCTGAAACCCCTGTATGACCTGCAACCGCAGGCGGTGCAGCGCTGGGGCAATCCCCTGAGCTGGGCCGCCGACAAGGTCAAAGACGGCGTGAGCGCCATTGCCGATAAAGGCAAGGAGATGATTGCCGGCGCACTGACGGCCCTGCCCGGTTACCGCGAGCTGTGCATGGCCTTTGGCAAGGATCTGGTGACGGGCAAAACCATGTCGGCCAATCCCGACAGCATTCTGGACACGCTGGCCGGCTGGGTGCCCGGACCCCTGAAGGACATCCTCAAAGCGCTCAAGGAAACGGGCGCCATCCCGAAGGCCTGGACATGGTTCAAGGCCGAGCTGGGCAAGCTGGATCTGGGGGGCGCGCTGGGCGAGATTGCTGGAGCGATTGGCAAGGCGGACCTGGGCGGGGCCAAGAACGCCGTAACCCGCCGCATCAGTGGCCTCAAGAACCTGATTGTGGGCAGTGCCCGCAAGATTGCCGACATCGGGTTGACCGCGCTGGCCGCCGGACTCGGGCCGGTGGGGCAGCAGGTGGTGGCTCAGCTGCGGCAGGGCGGCGACCTCATCCTGCAGGTCCTGAAAAACCCGGCCAAGTTTGCTGGCCACCTGCTGAGCGCCCTCAAGGGCGGCTTCTCCAAGTTTGCGAGCAACGCGCCCAAACACCTCCAGAACGGGCTGGGTCAATGGCTGACCGGCGCCTCGGGCATCACCTTTCCGGCCAAACTGGACCTGCAGGGCGTCTTCATGACGGCCCTGAGCGTGATGGGCCTGACCTATCAGGCGCTCCGGGGCCGTCTCGTGAAGGCGATGGGCCCCAACGGTGAGAAACAGGTCCGGGCGGCTGAAGGCACGATTGACACCCTGAAGAGCATCAAGGGCGGGTTGCACAAAGCCGATGAACTGAAGGCCAACCAGGCCCCGGTCAGCGGCGAAGTGGTCGCCGGCCTGAAAACTGAAGTGACCAAGAGCGTGGTCATGGCGGGCATCACCAAAGTGGCGAGCATGCTGATTCCAGGGGGCGGCTTCGTGCAGGCCCTGATTGGGGCGTTCCGCAGTGTGCAGTTCGTGATTGAGCAGGGCAAGCAGATCATGGGCGTGGTGACCAGTGCGGTTCAGAGCGTAGGCGCGATTGCGGCCGGCAACATCGGGGCGGCGGTGGCTGGAGTGGAAAGTACGCTGGCGCGCAGCATTCCGGTGGCGCTGGGATTCCTGGGCAAGGTGCTGGGCCTGGGCAACATTGGCACCAAGATCAAGGGTGTCATCGCCAAGGTGCGCGGCAAGCTCGATGGCCTGCTCGACAAGGTCGTCGCGCGTATTAAAACCGCCATCAGTAAATTAACGGGGAAACCGAAGAACACTAAATCTGAAAGCGCGACCCAGGACACACCTGACAGCCGCGCTGTGAAGGCTGAAGTTCGGGCTTATCTTTCTGGCCAGTTGCCCCGGCAGGGCACGGCAAAAAACACGCAGGCCACCTTGCAGCAGGCTATGGACAAGTTTAGGCCCAGGGGCCTGAAAGCTCTCCGCACGAAGCAGGTGAAGCGGGGGCAATACCAGATTGAGGCCAGTGCGTCGCCCTATGAGAATGTCGGTCTCACTGACACGAAGATCATGTTCGATCAGGACGACCTCGAACTCATGACCATACGGCGTGGCGTGGCCCTGAGGGCCTCTATTAACGGCATTGAGATTCAGTCGGCGAACACGCCAGGAAAGAAAGGCGAGTTACCGAAACACGCGGAAGAGAATTTTGTGCTGAACGCCGAGCGGGTGATTAAGCGCTTCGCCGGGCAAACGCCTGAAGTGATTGTGCAGTTGTCAAGCAGTCCCTGCGGTGACCCTGGGTGTGACGCGGACCTTCAAAAGAAACTGCACAACTGCGCCTCGACGCTCATTGAATTTTCTCAACGTCACCAGGTTAAACTTCGCGTTCAGGTGTTGGGCATCTACTCGCCCAAAGTAAAAGGCGGCAAAGCTCTGTCGAGAGACGGCATTCAGCGGATGCTTGAGCACGGTATTCGCGTCGAAACCTGGTCACCGGAGCAGGCCATCACGCAACTGGAGACTGATGTGGGTCCACTTGATCCAGCCATCAAAAAATCAATTCACTCCAAGCTGCGAAATGTCATCAAAGAACTCGAAGCCCTCTCCGGACTGAATTTGAGGTAG